A window from Aliidongia dinghuensis encodes these proteins:
- a CDS encoding FAD-binding oxidoreductase, whose amino-acid sequence MPQLIDELSQALGAGAVLTGPSDVAAYVEDWRGRYRGPLTAVVLPSTTEEVSLVVRACTRHGVPILAQGGNTSLSGGAVPAADGVPPVVVALQRLRRIRGIDPRNNTITVDAGCVLAAVQQAAVEAGRLYPVSLGAEGSCQIGGNIATNAGGTGVLRYGNTRDNVLGLEVVLPDGTIWDGLTALRKNNTGYDLKHLFIGSEGTLGIVTGAVLKLHPLPTAQAMAWLSVRNPEAALDLLGIMQATCGPRLSAFELLDENQIRLVLEHVPGRRCPVADPAAWHVLVELSDSGDAAELEARLEAALASALEAGLVIDAVVAASGAQRAAFWEFRHSVSEANKKGGVGLTSDTAVPVSAVPAFIEAATAAVHAIVPDLPVVIVAHMGDGNVHFIPFFSFPAWNGLAERDQMARRIRQAVNDTAARFGGTFSAEHGVGQTLVGEMARYKPPVELMLMQAVKRAFDPAGLFNPGRLLPPDPTA is encoded by the coding sequence ATGCCGCAGCTGATCGATGAGCTGAGCCAAGCGCTTGGGGCCGGCGCCGTGCTGACAGGTCCCTCGGATGTCGCGGCCTATGTCGAAGATTGGCGCGGCCGCTATCGCGGGCCGCTCACGGCGGTGGTGCTGCCGTCCACGACCGAAGAGGTGTCGCTGGTCGTGCGCGCCTGCACGCGCCACGGCGTGCCGATCCTGGCGCAGGGCGGCAACACGAGCTTGAGCGGCGGCGCTGTGCCGGCCGCGGACGGTGTTCCGCCGGTCGTGGTGGCACTGCAGCGCCTGCGCCGCATCCGCGGGATCGATCCCAGGAACAACACGATCACGGTCGATGCCGGCTGCGTGCTGGCCGCGGTGCAGCAGGCGGCGGTCGAGGCGGGGCGGCTCTATCCGGTCAGCCTCGGCGCCGAAGGCTCGTGCCAGATCGGCGGCAATATCGCGACCAATGCCGGCGGCACGGGCGTGCTGCGCTACGGCAATACGCGGGACAATGTGCTGGGCCTCGAGGTCGTGCTGCCGGACGGCACGATCTGGGACGGGCTCACCGCGCTGCGCAAGAACAACACCGGCTACGACCTGAAGCACCTGTTCATCGGCTCGGAAGGCACGCTCGGCATCGTGACCGGCGCCGTGCTCAAGCTGCATCCGCTGCCGACGGCGCAAGCGATGGCCTGGCTCTCGGTCAGGAACCCTGAGGCGGCGCTCGATCTTTTGGGCATCATGCAGGCGACCTGCGGTCCGCGGCTTTCCGCCTTCGAGCTGCTGGACGAGAACCAGATCCGCCTGGTGCTGGAGCATGTGCCGGGCCGGCGCTGTCCGGTCGCCGATCCGGCCGCCTGGCATGTGCTGGTCGAGCTGTCGGATTCAGGCGACGCGGCGGAACTCGAGGCACGGCTCGAGGCGGCACTCGCCTCGGCGCTTGAGGCCGGCCTGGTGATCGACGCGGTCGTGGCCGCAAGCGGCGCACAGCGCGCCGCCTTCTGGGAATTCCGTCACAGCGTGTCAGAGGCGAACAAGAAGGGCGGCGTGGGCTTGACGTCCGACACGGCCGTCCCGGTTTCCGCGGTCCCGGCTTTCATCGAGGCTGCGACCGCCGCCGTGCACGCGATCGTGCCGGACCTGCCGGTCGTCATCGTCGCCCACATGGGCGACGGCAACGTGCATTTCATTCCGTTCTTCTCGTTCCCGGCCTGGAACGGCCTCGCCGAGCGGGACCAGATGGCGCGGCGCATCCGCCAAGCGGTCAACGATACGGCCGCCCGGTTCGGCGGCACCTTCAGCGCCGAACACGGCGTCGGTCAGACGCTGGTCGGCGAGATGGCGCGCTACAAGCCGCCGGTCGAGCTCATGCTCATGCAGGCCGTGAAGCGAGCTTTCGATCCTGCCGGCCTGTTCAATCCCGGCCGGCTGCTGCCGCCCGATCCCACGGCCTGA
- a CDS encoding alpha-hydroxy acid oxidase — protein sequence MARLLNTADYREAARRFLPRGLFEYIDRGTEDELALANLRRALDDLYLTPSVLAGHPARELATTVLGQSIGLPMVIAPTALAGLVAHDGEVKLARAAARQRIPFCISTQSVTTIEEVRAGAPDATVWFQLYLWKDRELSYRLLDRVRACGVTTLVVTADTPVGPNREYNKRNGFGVPFSYSTRAVLDVLEHPRWFASVLLRYLATTGMPSYGHYPAEFRNSVTRAQIHRAVALENLLNWDDLSELRRRWPGQILLKGVLAVADAIRAADVGLDGVVVSAHGGRNLDVAPPSADVLPAIAEAVGNRIEVLADSGARRGSDVLKYVALGAKAVMLGRAPLWGLAAGGEAGADGLLAMLRTEIDLAMTFLGIARPEETRGRIVRRVA from the coding sequence ATGGCGCGGCTGCTCAACACCGCCGACTATCGCGAGGCCGCCCGGCGCTTCCTGCCGCGCGGCCTGTTCGAGTACATCGACCGCGGCACGGAGGACGAGCTGGCGCTCGCCAATCTGCGCCGGGCGCTCGACGACCTTTATCTGACGCCGTCGGTGCTGGCGGGCCATCCGGCGCGCGAACTCGCGACCACGGTGCTCGGGCAGTCGATCGGCCTGCCGATGGTGATCGCGCCGACCGCGCTTGCCGGGCTCGTCGCCCATGACGGCGAGGTCAAGCTCGCCCGCGCCGCGGCCCGGCAGCGCATCCCGTTCTGCATTTCGACCCAGTCGGTGACCACCATCGAGGAGGTGCGCGCCGGCGCTCCCGACGCCACGGTCTGGTTCCAACTCTATCTGTGGAAGGACCGGGAGCTCAGCTACCGGCTGCTCGACCGGGTGCGCGCTTGCGGCGTCACGACCCTGGTCGTCACCGCAGATACGCCGGTCGGCCCGAACCGCGAGTACAACAAGCGCAACGGCTTCGGCGTGCCGTTCAGCTATTCGACGCGGGCGGTGCTCGACGTGCTTGAGCATCCGCGCTGGTTCGCGAGCGTGCTGCTGCGCTACCTCGCGACCACGGGCATGCCGAGCTACGGCCACTACCCGGCGGAGTTCCGCAACTCCGTGACGCGGGCGCAGATCCACCGGGCCGTCGCGCTCGAAAATCTCCTGAACTGGGACGACCTCAGCGAGTTGCGCCGGCGCTGGCCGGGCCAGATCCTGCTGAAGGGCGTGCTGGCGGTGGCGGATGCCATCCGGGCGGCGGATGTCGGCCTCGACGGCGTCGTCGTCTCGGCGCACGGCGGGCGCAATCTCGATGTCGCTCCACCGTCCGCGGACGTGCTGCCGGCGATCGCCGAGGCGGTCGGCAACCGGATCGAGGTGCTGGCCGACAGCGGCGCCCGGCGCGGCTCGGACGTGCTCAAATACGTGGCGCTCGGAGCGAAGGCGGTGATGCTCGGCCGCGCGCCGCTCTGGGGCCTCGCCGCCGGCGGCGAGGCCGGCGCCGACGGCCTGCTCGCCATGCTCAGGACCGAGATCGACCTGGCGATGACCTTCCTCGGCATCGCGCGGCCCGAGGAAACCCGCGGGCGCATCGTGCGGCGGGTGGCTTAG
- a CDS encoding M24 family metallopeptidase, producing MFGAEEFARRVVEARAAMAAAGADLLLVDHGELLAWLTGYTVSETMYRAALLPLEGEPWFVLRALDEDPCRRKTWLRDIVGFVDTADPHGVIAETIAARGLARARIGADFNSYGFSAHTRDRLQALLPAARFVDLSGLSDRLRRVKSPAELAVLAQAAAIADSAMEAVRCQARPGITPREASAVAAAEFLRLGADIGDVGPIVRGAGDNEFLHGALGTEALGEGDVLHVELIPKVANYGARLMRPILVGADRRGVGRIAERLIQLQDRQIAAMKPGTAAAEVDALLREAVLAEGLRARYDNVTGYTLGLYARTPRTSDFSYAFRPNADWRLEAGMVFHMYASAGGIGISETVVVEPAGGRRLTTAPRRLLLGGT from the coding sequence ATGTTCGGCGCGGAGGAGTTCGCGCGCCGGGTCGTCGAGGCGCGCGCCGCCATGGCGGCGGCCGGCGCCGACCTGCTGCTCGTCGACCATGGCGAGCTCCTCGCCTGGCTCACCGGCTATACCGTGTCGGAGACCATGTACCGGGCCGCCCTGCTGCCGCTCGAGGGCGAGCCCTGGTTCGTGCTGCGCGCGCTCGACGAGGATCCGTGCCGGCGCAAGACCTGGCTCCGCGACATCGTGGGATTCGTCGACACGGCCGACCCGCATGGCGTGATCGCGGAGACGATCGCGGCGCGCGGGCTGGCCCGCGCGCGGATCGGCGCCGACTTCAACTCCTACGGCTTCTCGGCCCATACGCGCGATCGGCTGCAGGCGTTGCTGCCGGCGGCGCGCTTCGTCGATCTCTCGGGCTTGAGCGACCGGCTGCGCCGGGTCAAGTCGCCGGCCGAGCTGGCCGTGCTCGCTCAAGCCGCGGCGATTGCGGACAGCGCCATGGAGGCGGTGCGGTGCCAGGCCCGGCCCGGCATCACGCCGCGCGAGGCCTCGGCCGTCGCCGCCGCCGAATTCCTGCGGCTCGGCGCCGATATCGGCGACGTCGGGCCGATCGTGCGGGGCGCCGGCGACAACGAGTTCCTGCATGGCGCCCTCGGCACCGAGGCGCTTGGCGAGGGCGACGTGCTCCATGTCGAGCTTATTCCCAAGGTCGCGAATTACGGCGCCCGGCTGATGCGGCCGATCCTTGTCGGCGCCGACCGGCGCGGCGTCGGCCGGATCGCGGAGCGGCTGATCCAGCTGCAGGACCGGCAGATCGCCGCCATGAAGCCGGGTACTGCGGCTGCCGAGGTCGATGCGCTGCTGCGCGAGGCCGTGCTCGCCGAGGGGCTGCGGGCACGCTACGACAATGTCACGGGCTATACGCTCGGCCTCTACGCCCGCACGCCGCGCACCAGCGACTTCTCCTACGCCTTCCGGCCGAACGCCGACTGGCGGCTCGAGGCCGGCATGGTGTTCCATATGTATGCCTCGGCCGGCGGCATCGGCATCAGCGAGACGGTCGTCGTCGAGCCCGCCGGCGGCCGGCGGCTGACCACGGCACCCCGGCGCCTGCTCCTCGGCGGAACCTGA
- a CDS encoding M20 family metallopeptidase, with protein sequence MDRDALLARLDERAALDFLAEMVRHKSYSETEGERTLARYMVEQMRTLGLEADTTPVEGQRVNAIGRLRGAGGGKSLLFNGHLDTNPVTEGWTVDPWGGVIDDKFIYGIGVSNMKAGDAAYFCAVKTLIDAGVKLKGDVVLTYVVGELQGGVGTLAAIRQGVRADYFINSEPTDLQALTMHAAAFTFIIELTGITRHLSKREQAVDAILAACDLIPRLNGMVFSGAPTDEHRSINRVHVGVMHGALGKDLHEWRPPQVADFVRLKGSGRYAPGQTEAEAIADLRQALDQLEARFPGLKATVKAEHVDGRPLMPAFEVAKDARIVRTVNAAYQKVRGQAQPTGAIAPCCYFGTDAGHFYKELGMEGIVCGPGGRYNTMPDERVDIPDYLDMIRIYMLAILDICEIA encoded by the coding sequence ATGGATCGCGACGCGCTGCTGGCGCGGCTCGACGAGCGGGCTGCGCTCGATTTCTTGGCTGAGATGGTGCGCCACAAGAGCTATTCCGAGACCGAGGGCGAGCGCACGCTCGCCCGTTACATGGTCGAGCAGATGCGGACGCTCGGGCTCGAGGCCGATACCACGCCGGTCGAGGGCCAGCGCGTCAACGCCATCGGCCGGTTGCGCGGCGCCGGCGGCGGCAAGAGCCTGCTGTTCAACGGCCATCTCGACACGAACCCGGTGACGGAGGGCTGGACCGTCGATCCGTGGGGTGGCGTCATCGACGACAAGTTCATCTACGGCATCGGCGTCTCGAACATGAAGGCCGGCGACGCCGCCTATTTCTGCGCGGTAAAGACGCTGATCGACGCCGGGGTGAAGCTCAAGGGCGACGTGGTGCTGACCTATGTGGTGGGCGAGCTGCAGGGCGGCGTCGGCACGCTGGCTGCGATCCGCCAGGGCGTGCGCGCCGACTATTTCATCAACAGCGAGCCGACCGACCTGCAGGCGCTGACCATGCATGCGGCGGCCTTCACCTTCATCATCGAGCTGACCGGCATCACCCGCCATCTCTCGAAGCGCGAGCAGGCGGTCGACGCCATCCTTGCCGCGTGCGACCTGATCCCACGGCTCAACGGCATGGTGTTCAGCGGTGCGCCGACCGACGAGCACCGCTCGATCAACCGCGTCCATGTCGGCGTCATGCATGGGGCCTTGGGTAAGGATCTCCATGAATGGCGGCCGCCGCAGGTCGCTGACTTCGTACGCCTCAAGGGCTCGGGCCGCTATGCGCCGGGCCAGACCGAGGCTGAGGCCATCGCCGATCTGCGTCAGGCGCTGGACCAGCTCGAGGCCCGCTTCCCGGGCCTGAAGGCGACGGTCAAGGCCGAGCATGTCGACGGCCGGCCGCTGATGCCGGCGTTCGAGGTCGCGAAGGACGCCCGCATCGTCCGTACCGTCAACGCGGCCTACCAGAAGGTCCGCGGGCAGGCCCAGCCGACCGGCGCCATCGCCCCCTGCTGCTACTTCGGCACCGACGCCGGCCATTTCTACAAGGAGCTCGGCATGGAGGGCATCGTGTGCGGCCCGGGCGGCCGCTACAACACCATGCCAGACGAGCGGGTCGACATCCCCGACTATCTCGACATGATCCGCATCTACATGCTGGCGATCCTCGACATCTGCGAAATCGCCTGA